From one Sandaracinaceae bacterium genomic stretch:
- a CDS encoding LysR family transcriptional regulator, producing the protein MFSRLPSLTALRTFEAAARHGSFKSAAQELSVTAPAVSRQVRALEEHFGVALFERGTRGVALTRSGRELFEAAHEALAGLLDAAEALDAYARVLTVSVTPAFGALWLAPRLVSFREAHPDIDVDIHATTRAVSLTREGRIDLAIRYGACSGEQALLTERIGVYGTPEVVQRAAEGAEVPRLEARFREATPEIPSWDAWLDLAGVPGRGPLISFADEHHVVQAALAARGLALVSEVLVGDAVARGWLVPSHPDVRLEGGAYRLVLPDERSPKVEAFARWIEAEVDRGGKT; encoded by the coding sequence ATGTTCTCCCGTCTGCCCTCCCTCACGGCCCTCCGGACCTTCGAGGCCGCCGCGCGGCACGGCTCCTTCAAGTCCGCGGCCCAAGAGCTGTCCGTGACGGCGCCAGCCGTCTCGCGGCAGGTGAGAGCGCTGGAGGAGCACTTCGGCGTCGCGCTCTTCGAACGCGGGACACGCGGGGTCGCGCTCACCCGGTCGGGGCGCGAGCTGTTCGAGGCGGCTCACGAGGCGCTCGCGGGCCTCCTCGACGCCGCCGAGGCGCTGGACGCCTACGCCCGAGTCCTCACCGTCAGCGTCACGCCGGCCTTCGGCGCCCTGTGGCTCGCGCCGCGGCTGGTGAGCTTTCGCGAGGCTCACCCGGACATCGACGTCGACATCCACGCGACGACGCGCGCCGTCTCCCTCACCCGCGAGGGTCGGATCGATCTCGCGATCCGCTATGGCGCGTGCTCGGGAGAGCAAGCGCTGCTGACCGAGCGGATCGGGGTGTACGGGACGCCCGAGGTCGTCCAGCGCGCCGCCGAGGGCGCCGAGGTGCCGCGACTGGAGGCGCGCTTCCGGGAGGCGACGCCGGAGATTCCGAGCTGGGACGCGTGGCTCGACCTCGCGGGTGTCCCAGGGCGAGGCCCGCTCATCTCGTTCGCAGACGAGCACCACGTCGTGCAGGCGGCGCTCGCCGCGCGAGGACTCGCGCTCGTCAGCGAGGTCCTGGTGGGCGACGCGGTCGCGCGAGGGTGGCTCGTCCCCTCGCACCCCGATGTCCGCCTCGAGGGCGGCGCCTATCGCCTCGTCTTGCCGGACGAGCGCTCTCCCAAGGTCGAGGCCTTCGCGCGGTGGATCGAGGCGGAGGTCGATCGAGGCGGCAAGACCTGA
- a CDS encoding NAD(P)H-dependent oxidoreductase: MQRTRKILRVDASVRVDNSLSRGLGDRFLSAWRRARPHDVLTLRDVGTQPPEAISSAWVTAAFTPESERTPGQRRLLEPSDRMIGELREADVLVICTPMYNYGMPSALKAWVDQIIRIGETFTFDRARGDFPLRPILGGKTLAIFTASGEFGFEPGGVRAGMNHLTPHLETLSGYLGADAVHHVGIEYQEFDDDRHRLSVSRAHASAQALGERLSAQPTDLVAAG, from the coding sequence ATGCAGAGGACACGGAAGATCTTACGCGTCGACGCCAGCGTGCGCGTCGACAACTCGCTCTCGAGAGGGCTGGGTGATCGGTTCCTGTCGGCCTGGCGGAGGGCGCGACCCCACGACGTCTTGACCCTGCGCGACGTCGGGACGCAGCCGCCCGAGGCCATCTCGAGCGCCTGGGTGACGGCGGCCTTCACTCCCGAATCCGAGCGCACGCCGGGGCAGCGCCGCCTGCTCGAACCCTCGGATCGCATGATCGGGGAGCTGAGGGAGGCCGACGTGCTCGTCATCTGCACGCCCATGTACAACTACGGCATGCCCTCCGCGCTCAAGGCGTGGGTCGATCAGATCATTCGCATCGGCGAGACGTTCACCTTCGATCGCGCCCGTGGGGACTTCCCCCTGCGGCCCATTCTCGGGGGCAAGACGCTCGCGATCTTCACCGCGTCCGGCGAGTTCGGTTTCGAGCCGGGCGGCGTTCGAGCCGGGATGAACCACCTCACGCCGCACCTCGAGACGCTGTCGGGATACCTCGGCGCCGACGCGGTGCATCACGTCGGCATCGAGTACCAGGAGTTCGACGACGATCGGCACCGACTCTCGGTGTCACGCGCCCACGCGTCGGCGCAGGCGTTGGGCGAGCGGCTCTCCGCCCAGCCTACCGACCTGGTCGCCGCAGGCTGA
- a CDS encoding 2OG-Fe(II) oxygenase: MDRSPHFFERAPLLAAASAARERWARARPFPHAVIDGLLPPEVVTEAARAFPGADHPDFRRRDYEEQSGRFGQLQRRAFRGVDPRVRHLLNEVNGMVFLQMLERLTGIRGLIPDPFFTGAGLHLTVPGGHLALHADFDRDRARGLARRLSIVLFLVETWDDTWGGHLELWDASLERCEAKIAPAPGRLVVFEHGDDHWHGHPTPLTCPDGVTRQSLAAYYFVADGQPDAEGHSAIWAPVVVR; encoded by the coding sequence ATGGATCGCTCGCCGCACTTCTTCGAGCGAGCGCCGCTCCTGGCCGCAGCGTCGGCGGCGCGTGAGCGCTGGGCGCGCGCCCGGCCGTTCCCGCACGCCGTGATCGACGGCCTCTTGCCACCAGAGGTCGTCACGGAGGCGGCGCGCGCGTTCCCCGGCGCCGACCACCCCGACTTCCGCCGCCGCGACTACGAGGAGCAGTCGGGGCGCTTCGGCCAGCTCCAGCGCCGCGCCTTTCGAGGCGTGGATCCGCGCGTTCGGCATCTCCTCAACGAGGTCAACGGCATGGTGTTCCTGCAGATGCTGGAGCGCCTCACCGGGATCCGGGGCCTGATCCCGGACCCCTTCTTCACGGGCGCCGGGCTCCACCTCACGGTCCCGGGCGGGCACCTCGCGCTGCACGCCGACTTCGATCGCGACCGCGCCCGCGGGCTGGCTCGCCGGTTGAGCATCGTCCTGTTCCTCGTGGAGACGTGGGACGACACGTGGGGCGGGCACCTCGAGCTGTGGGACGCCTCGCTCGAGCGCTGCGAGGCGAAGATCGCGCCAGCCCCGGGGAGGCTCGTCGTCTTCGAGCACGGCGACGACCACTGGCACGGTCACCCCACGCCGCTGACCTGCCCGGATGGCGTCACGCGGCAGAGCCTCGCCGCGTACTACTTCGTCGCGGACGGACAGCCCGACGCGGAGGGCCACTCCGCCATCTGGGCGCCGGTCGTCGTTCGCTGA
- a CDS encoding 7TM diverse intracellular signaling domain-containing protein has product MNGRRGWVGRAGTRPLHAVGWGLLWIVCVGCEDGARMPDAVFVEEPAGESWASVEARAALDDRGEVVRSSSFGFARGPVWLRVALPPTRVPGVLEVAYPTLDRVDVWVGGDHWRVGDRQPFAERPIAHPTYAFPVAPGERVALVRAQSAGALAVPIRHWTRAAFERHAATMPLGLGFFYGFLLALALYNAFLAVSLRSRAYAYYAIWLGALVLSQAGFAGHTGMWLWPAWPWAINALPTVFLCISAGSGNLFLLAMLDLHRAAPRSAKVIHGLALAFYAAGLGLLVAYDVVVPVVLALGIADIATLAVVLVAAVRRRQRAAYFLAFGALCFLPWYGVFALATQGLIPMGFWVRHGLKVGTCLEALILAFALADRVRILERAKLAAQRALSRGLLVAQDDERRRVACELHDGVGQSLTALSAVLDGEPGERARECVEEVRRVAHELHPDRLDRLGLRAACERVVEETLDRAGLEYEHELSNIDDRVAPPVALHVYRVLQEALTNVVRHAEASWARVTLGREDRWVVLRVEDDGRGLGDGPRGLGLSSMEARARASEGRIVIGAGAAGGTVVALFVPTWEAA; this is encoded by the coding sequence GTGAACGGGCGCCGGGGGTGGGTGGGTCGCGCGGGAACCCGTCCGCTACACGCGGTCGGTTGGGGGCTGCTGTGGATCGTCTGCGTGGGCTGCGAGGACGGCGCGCGAATGCCCGACGCGGTCTTCGTCGAGGAGCCGGCGGGGGAGTCGTGGGCGTCGGTCGAGGCGCGCGCGGCGCTCGATGACCGCGGCGAGGTCGTGCGCTCGTCGAGCTTCGGCTTCGCGCGCGGGCCGGTGTGGCTGCGCGTCGCGCTGCCCCCGACCCGCGTGCCCGGCGTGCTCGAGGTCGCCTATCCCACGCTCGATCGCGTCGACGTGTGGGTCGGCGGCGATCACTGGCGGGTGGGCGATCGGCAGCCGTTCGCCGAGCGCCCCATCGCCCACCCGACCTACGCGTTCCCCGTCGCGCCCGGCGAGCGGGTCGCGCTCGTCCGCGCGCAGTCCGCCGGCGCGCTCGCGGTCCCGATCCGCCACTGGACCCGCGCGGCCTTCGAGCGGCACGCGGCCACGATGCCGCTCGGGCTCGGCTTCTTCTACGGGTTCCTCCTCGCGCTCGCGCTCTACAACGCCTTCCTCGCCGTCTCGCTCCGCTCCCGGGCCTACGCGTACTACGCGATCTGGCTCGGCGCGCTGGTGCTGTCGCAGGCGGGCTTCGCCGGCCACACGGGGATGTGGCTCTGGCCCGCCTGGCCGTGGGCGATCAACGCGCTGCCCACCGTCTTCCTCTGCATCTCGGCCGGCTCCGGGAACCTCTTCCTGCTGGCGATGCTCGATCTCCACCGCGCGGCCCCGCGCTCGGCGAAGGTCATCCACGGGCTCGCGCTCGCCTTCTACGCCGCCGGGCTCGGTCTCTTGGTCGCCTACGACGTCGTCGTCCCGGTCGTGCTCGCCCTCGGCATCGCCGACATCGCGACGCTCGCCGTGGTGCTCGTCGCCGCGGTGCGCCGGCGGCAGCGGGCCGCGTACTTCCTGGCCTTCGGCGCGCTGTGCTTCTTGCCGTGGTACGGCGTCTTCGCGCTCGCCACCCAGGGGCTGATCCCGATGGGGTTCTGGGTCCGCCACGGGCTCAAGGTGGGCACCTGCCTCGAGGCGCTGATCCTGGCGTTCGCGCTGGCCGACAGGGTGCGAATCCTCGAGCGAGCCAAGCTGGCCGCGCAGCGAGCCCTGTCACGCGGGCTGCTCGTCGCCCAGGACGACGAGCGGCGTCGCGTCGCCTGTGAGCTCCACGACGGAGTCGGCCAGTCGCTCACCGCGCTGTCGGCGGTCCTCGACGGCGAGCCGGGCGAGCGGGCGCGCGAGTGCGTGGAGGAGGTGCGACGCGTGGCCCACGAGCTCCACCCCGACCGCCTGGACCGCCTCGGGCTGCGCGCCGCGTGCGAGCGGGTGGTCGAGGAGACGCTCGACCGCGCCGGGCTGGAGTACGAGCACGAGCTCTCGAACATCGACGACCGGGTCGCCCCGCCGGTCGCGCTCCACGTCTACCGCGTCCTCCAGGAGGCGCTCACGAACGTGGTGCGCCACGCGGAGGCGTCGTGGGCCCGGGTGACGCTGGGCCGCGAGGATCGGTGGGTGGTGCTCCGGGTCGAGGACGACGGCCGCGGCCTGGGCGATGGCCCGCGCGGGCTCGGGCTCTCGTCGATGGAGGCGCGCGCGCGTGCTTCGGAGGGGCGGATCGTCATCGGCGCCGGCGCCGCGGGTGGCACGGTCGTGGCGCTCTTCGTCCCGACGTGGGAGGCGGCGTGA
- a CDS encoding response regulator transcription factor, producing MTRILIADDHPIVRDGLRAILEAERDLEVVHELGDGGAVLDHAADVDVAILDISLPGPSGLELLRRWPEGGPPVVVLTMHAEYAATAFERGASGYLLKEDAGREVVDCVRAVLSGRRYRSRRLPEPKRPLVAWLTDAERAVLRRVAAHQTSREIAASLGVSLRTVQNHRANAASKLGLRGPGALLEFALAHVHEL from the coding sequence GTGACGCGGATCTTGATCGCCGACGACCACCCGATCGTGCGGGACGGGCTCCGCGCGATCCTCGAGGCGGAGCGGGACCTCGAGGTCGTCCACGAGCTCGGAGACGGCGGCGCGGTGCTCGATCACGCGGCGGACGTCGACGTGGCCATCCTGGACATCTCGCTGCCCGGGCCGAGCGGGCTCGAGCTGCTGAGGCGCTGGCCGGAGGGCGGGCCGCCGGTGGTCGTGCTGACGATGCACGCGGAGTACGCGGCGACCGCGTTCGAGCGCGGCGCGTCGGGCTACCTCCTAAAGGAGGACGCGGGCCGCGAGGTCGTCGACTGCGTGCGGGCGGTGCTCTCGGGCCGCCGCTACCGGAGCCGGCGGCTGCCCGAGCCGAAGCGGCCGCTCGTGGCGTGGCTGACGGACGCCGAGCGCGCGGTGCTCCGCCGGGTCGCGGCGCACCAGACCAGCCGGGAGATCGCGGCGAGCCTCGGCGTCAGCCTGCGTACGGTCCAGAACCACCGCGCGAACGCGGCCTCCAAGCTCGGGTTGCGCGGGCCGGGAGCGCTCCTGGAGTTCGCGCTCGCCCACGTCCACGAGCTGTGA